From a single Ascaphus truei isolate aAscTru1 chromosome 2, aAscTru1.hap1, whole genome shotgun sequence genomic region:
- the LOC142488870 gene encoding uncharacterized protein LOC142488870, protein MPMCYKFKTLEIGLNEEQNLSSDTYRSWLTPHRPEVPKNNDSCHILETCKEPVPHDGEFTDLVQHTAETDSKYGFSKRYARDLRTSRGAQPFLCCQCGKRFSLDRDLLTHLCVPAREQTFTCTDGGSSFSLKGKLLPHQMIQTAVTPFTCTVCGKQLSTKRTLLRHQIIHTGEKPFTCSECSKSFSQKTDLLKHERIHTGEKPFTCSDCGKQFRIKFNLLIHQRIHTGEKPFTCAECSKSFSQKSDLLKHERIHTGEKPFTCSECGKQFRIKFNLLIHQMTHTGEKPFTCTECGKQFSIKRNLLRHQITHTGQNPFTCTECSKSFSQKTNLLTHHRIHTGKKPFTCTECSKSFSLKATLLNHERIHTGEKPFTCTECGKKFHIKKNLLTHHMTHTGEKPFTCAECSKSFSRKTNLLRHEQIHTGEKPFTCAECSKSFSQKTDLLKHERIHTGEKPFTCTECSKSFSLKVTLLNHEWIHTGEKPFTCTECGKQFHIKKNLLLHHMTHTGEKPFTCAECCKSFSRKTNLLRHEQIHTGEKPFTCAECSKSFSQKKDLLTHHRIHTGKKPFPCT, encoded by the exons ATGCCCATGTGCTACAAGTTTAAAACCCTGG agaTCGGCCTGAATGAGGAACAGAACTTGAGCTCTGATACATACAGAAGCTGGCTGACTCCTCACCGCCCAGAAGTGCCAAAAAACAATGATTCCTGCCACATTTTAGAAACGTGcaaggaaccagtgccacatgatggtgaatttacagaccttgtacagcacacagcagagaCGGACTCTAAATATGGGTTCAGCAAAAGGTATGCGAGAGATTTAAGAACCAGCCGTGGAGCTCAGCCTTTTCtctgttgtcagtgtggcaaaagattctcactggacagggacctgctcacacacctttgtgtccccgctagggagcaaacctttacatgtacagatggtgggagcagtttctcactgaaggggaaacttcttccacaccagatgattcagacagcagtgactccttttacttgtacagtgtgtgggaaacagttaAGTACCAAAAGGACCCTCCTCAGGCACCAGAttattcatacaggagagaaaccattcacatgttcagagtgtagtaaaagcttttcccAGAAGACAGATCTCCTCaaacatgagcggattcatacaggggagaaaccattcacatgttcagactgtgggaaacaattcagaatTAAGTTCAATCTTCTCATACACCaaaggattcatacaggggaaaaaccattcacatgtgcagagtgtagtaaaagcttttcacagaagtCAGATCTCCTCaaacatgagcggattcatacaggggagaaaccattcacatgttcagagtgtgggaaacaattcagaatTAAGTTCAATCTTCtcatacaccagatgactcatacaggggagaaaccattcacatgtacagagtgtgggaaacaattcagtattaagagaaacctcctcagacaccagattacTCATACAGGGCAGAatccattcacatgtacagagtgtagtaaaagcttttctcagaagacaaatctcctcacccaccacaggattcatacagggaagaaaccattcacatgtacagagtgtagtaaaagcttttctctgaAGGCGACgctcctcaaccatgagcggattcatacaggggagaaaccattcacatgtacagagtgtgggaaaaaatTCCATATTAAGAAAAACCTCCTTACACACCATatgactcatactggagagaaaccattcacatgtgcagaatgtagtaaaagcttttctcggaagacaAATCTCCTCAGACATGAGcagattcatacaggagagaaaccattcacatgtgcagagtgtagtaaaagcttttctcagaaAACAGATCTCCTCaaacatgagcggattcatacaggggagaaaccattcacatgtacagagtgtagtaaaagcttttctctgaAGGTGACGCTCCTCAACCATGagtggattcatacaggggagaaaccattcacatgtacagagtgtgggaaacaattccatATTAAGAAAAACCTCCTCTTACACCATatgactcatactggagagaaaccattcacatgtgcagagtgttgtaaaagcttttctcggaagacaAATCTCCTCAGACATGAGcagattcatacaggagagaaaccattcacatgtgcagaatgtagtaaaagcttttctcagaagaaagatctcctcacccaccacaggattcatacagggAAGAAACCATTTCCATGTACATAG